In a single window of the Leishmania donovani BPK282A1 complete genome, chromosome 6 genome:
- a CDS encoding ribonuclease H1, putative, with protein sequence MSTSLSAATPSTTASKPLATTTTTSSPGAFEVVYVDGACSHNGTSHARAGYGGYYGSMSDPRNFSCPVPLTESQTNNRGEVRAVIHAIVQAFVDAGAPADALEATHLVDPSAWPLVNLTRPLPHLIIYTDSRYVIDGLTRYAKKWVQNGFLLSTNEPVQNQDLWRQLIRLRDRYNTLYARQQHDQQRARQWGDGHRNEADLAEPVRYTCQNTLNDKSEGVELIHVRGHSKVHGNEIADSLAVMGSRLHRS encoded by the coding sequence ATGTcgacctctctctctgcagcgACTCCCTCGACGACAGCCTCGAAGCCgcttgccaccaccaccacgaccagCTCACCTGGGGCTTTCGAGGTGGTTTACGTGGACGGTGCGTGCAGCCACAATGGAACTTCCCATGCGCGGGCCGGATACGGCGGTTACTACGGCTCCATGTCAGATCCGCGCAACTTCTCGTGTCCGGTGCCGCTGACAGAGTCGCAGACGAACAACCGTGGAGAGGTGCGCGCCGTCATACACGCGATTGTTCAGGCTTTCGTCGATGCTGGCGCCCCTGCAGATGCCCTGGAGGCGACCCACCTCGTCGACCCGTCGGCGTGGCCCCTCGTCAACCTCACACGACCACTGCCACATCTCATTATCTACACAGACAGCCGCTATGTTATCGACGGGCTCACCCGGTACGCGAAGAAATGGGTGCAGAACGGCTTCTTGCTGTCGACGAATGAGCCGGTGCAAAACCAGGACTTGTGGAGGCAGCTGATCCGGCTGCGCGACCGGTACAACACGCTTTacgcgaggcagcagcacgaccagcagcgcgcgcgtcaATGGGGTGACGGGCACCGCAACGAGGCAGACCTTGCAGAGCCGGTACGGTACACGTGCCAGAACACCCTGAACGACAAGAGTGAGGGCGTTGAGCTGATTCACGTGCGAGGTCACTCGAAGGTTCACGGTAACGAGATAGCTGACTCGCTGGCGGTGATGGGGTCTCGACTGCACAGATCGTAg
- a CDS encoding MYND finger domain-like protein has protein sequence MVLHIYHAAVGEKEFQFSTNINKLTQETYELDVNEAIEEVSSTILEQLTDEDALCCVCKAAPATRLIHHTMLFAETFPPRVEDLPQPVCNSANCEVVAKSRYLMDMEDATTAQGMPSPNGCFHCHKGARGAATTSVPLQRCSRCKVAKYCSVECQKADWKVHKQVCTPG, from the coding sequence ATGGTGCTTCACATCTACCACGCCGCCGTGGGGGAGAAGGAGTTTCAGTTTTCCACCAACATCAACAAGCTCACGCAGGAGACGTACGAGCTCGACGTTAACGAAGCCATCGAGGAGGTCAGCTCCACCATTCTCGAGCAGCTGACGGACGAGGATGCGctctgctgcgtgtgcaagGCAGCACCTGCGACACGACTGATTCACCACACGATGCTCTTTGCCGAGACCTTTCCTCCACGCGTGGAGGACCTGCCGCAGCCGGTGTGCAACTCCGCCAACTGCGAGGTAGTAGCCAAGTCGCGGTACTTGATGGACATGGAGGATGCCACCACAGCACAGGGGATGCCGAGCCCCAACGGCTGCTTTCATTGTCACAAGGGGGCGCGGGGCGCAGCGACAACGTCAGTACCGCTTCAGCGCTGCAGTCGGTGCAAGGTGGCCAAGTATTGCAGTGTCGAGTGCCAGAAGGCGGACTGGAAGGTGCACAAGCAGGTGTGTACCCCCGGGTAG